A section of the Carya illinoinensis cultivar Pawnee chromosome 12, C.illinoinensisPawnee_v1, whole genome shotgun sequence genome encodes:
- the LOC122290083 gene encoding NAC domain-containing protein 83-like, which produces MDKLKFARNGVARLPPGFRFQPTDEELVFNYLKNKVFSCPLPASIIPDQIKVWEYDPWDLPSGNWEQDMYFFSHKEAKYQNSNRTKRTTNSGYWKATGSDKKIVSSKRDSVMGMKKTLVFYRGKPSQGFKSDWIMHEYRLVDSGTTACILSHDELQYDNSITQNPNLDQAENWVLCRIFSKKGIGVKNNDGVINQASSDDKVENFGPTVSSSTTDHLGTQTVSSSSSSSSSSQ; this is translated from the exons TCCAGCCGACAGACGAAGAGCTGGTCTTCAATTACTTAAAAAACAAGGTCTTCTCATGCCCCTTGCCTGCCTCGATCATTCCTGATCAGATCAAAGTCTGGGAGTACGATCCTTGGGATTTGCCTA GTGGTAATTGGGAGCAAGACATGTACTTTTTCAGCCACAAGGAAGCAAAGTATCAAAACTCAAACCGAACCAAAAGAACAACTAACTCTGGTTATTGGAAGGCAACCGGCTCCGACAAAAAAATCGTGTCTTCTAAAAGGGATAGTGTAATGGGGATGAAAAAGACTCTGGTTTTCTACAGAGGGAAGCCTTCCCAAGGATTTAAAAGCGATTGGATTATGCATGAATACCGACTTGTCGATTCAGGAACTACAGCTTGCATTTTATCACATGACGAGCTACAATATGACAACTCAATTACCCAA AATCCTAATTTAGATCAAGCGGAAAATTGGGTTCTCTGTCGTATATTTTCGAAGAAAGGAATTGGTGTGAAAAACAATGACGGGGTTATTAATCAGGCCTCATCGGACGACAAAGTCGAGAATTTCGGTCCTACTGTTTCTTCAAGTACTACTGATCATTTGGGTACCCAAACTGTTTCTTCAAGTTCTTCGTCATCTTCGAGTTCCCAGTAG